The following are encoded together in the Lactuca sativa cultivar Salinas chromosome 1, Lsat_Salinas_v11, whole genome shotgun sequence genome:
- the LOC111916748 gene encoding probable arabinosyltransferase ARAD1 isoform X1 translates to MTQIPEKSLFVSRSFACLFCVSMLFLILSSSILYQFGDASLVPRSIYNIIIVKTTPDYIKPDETRVAFEPSSPIFASLSCKESCSKINAVKPAICDQTQALLKVFMYDLPPEFHFGLLGWKEDRNQIWPNVSNLNQIPSYPGGLNLQHSIEYWLTLDLLSSVSPNVSRPCTAVLIQNSTQADVIFVPFFSSLSYNRHSKTRVTEKTTMDKILQQKLVKFLKGRDEWRRSGGKNHIIMAHHPNSMLFARRHLGSSMFVLADFGRYSSQIANIDKDIIAPYKHVVRRLDARDSPSFQERPVLVYFQGAIYRKDGGVIRQKLYHLLKDEKDVHFTFGSVSSGGVRKASRGMSSSKFCLNIAGDTPSSNRLFDAIASHCVPVIISDEIELPFEDVLDYSKFAIFVRASDAVKKGYLMKLLRRIRRDKWIQMWERLKEIEKHFEYEYPSQSGDAVDMIWQMVHRKVSYVHEKGGRKNRYDMSQKFLDAI, encoded by the exons ATGACACAAATCCCAGAAAAAAGTCTGTTCGTTTCCCGATCTTTTGCATGCCTATTTTGCGTCTCAATGTTATTCTTAATCCTTTCTTCATCGATCCTATATCAATTTGGTGATGCTTCTTTAGTACCCAGATCAATTTACAACATAATTATCGTAAAAACCACACCAGATTACATCAAACCTGATGAAACCAGGGTGGCATTCGAACCCAGTTCTCCCATTTTTGCATCTTTATCTTGTAAAGAATCATGTTCCAAAATCAACGCCGTGAAACCCGCCATTTGCGATCAAACTCAAGCTCTACTCAAAGTTTTTATGTACGATTTACCTCCTGAGTTTCACTTCGGATTACTAGGTTGGAAAGAAGATCGTAATCAAATCTGGCCTAATGTAAGCAACCTGAATCAAATCCCTTCGTACCCAGGTGGATTAAACTTGCAACACAGTATAGAATATTGGCTCACTCTCGATCTTCTCTCTTCGGTTTCACCAAACGTATCTAGACCTTGTACTGCAGTTCTTATACAAAACTCCACCCAAGCAGACGTCATTTTCGTGCCATTTTTCTCGTCTTTGAGTTACAATCGGCATTCCAAGACTCGGGTGACTGAGAAAACCACCATGGACAAGATTCTGCAACAAAAATTGGTGAAGTTTTTAAAAGGTAGAGATGAATGGAGAAGATCAGGAGGGAAGAACCATATAATCATGGCTCACCATCCTAATAGCATGCTTTTTGCAAGAAGACATTTGGGTTCTTCTATGTTTGTGCTCGCAGATTTCGGAAGGTACAGTTCACAGATTGCAAATATCGATAAAGACATTATTGCACCTTACAAACACGTCGTCAGGCGTCTTGATGCTCGTGATTCTCCTTCTTTTCAAGAACGACCCGTGTTGGTGTATTTCCAAGGAGCGATTTACAGGAAAGAT GGTGGAGTGATTCGTCAAAAACTGTATCATCTACTTAAAGATGAAAAAGACGTTCACTTTACATTTGGAAGTGTGTCCTCTGGTGGGGTCCGCAAGGCGTCCAGAGGGATGTCTTCTTCTAAATTTTGCCTCAACATTGCAGGCGACACTCCTTCATCTAATCGATTGTTTGATGCGATTGCTAGTCATTGTGTTCCTGTGATAATTAGTGATGAGATCGAGCTTccgtttgaagatgttcttgattACTCAAAATTTGCGATATTTGTTCGTGCATCTGATGCTGTTAAAAAGGGGTATCTTATGAAGCTTCTTAGAAGGATTCGAAGAGATAAATGGATTCAAATGTGGGAAAGATTGAAGGAAATTGAGAAACATTTTGAGTATGAGTATCCGTCACAGAGTGGTGATGCTGTTGACATGATATGGCAGATGGTTCATAGGAAGGTATCTTATGTACATGAGAAAGGTGGTAGGAAAAACAGATATGACATGTCACAGAAGTTCTTAGATGCCATATGA
- the LOC111916748 gene encoding probable arabinosyltransferase ARAD1 isoform X2 has product MDKILQQKLVKFLKGRDEWRRSGGKNHIIMAHHPNSMLFARRHLGSSMFVLADFGRYSSQIANIDKDIIAPYKHVVRRLDARDSPSFQERPVLVYFQGAIYRKDGGVIRQKLYHLLKDEKDVHFTFGSVSSGGVRKASRGMSSSKFCLNIAGDTPSSNRLFDAIASHCVPVIISDEIELPFEDVLDYSKFAIFVRASDAVKKGYLMKLLRRIRRDKWIQMWERLKEIEKHFEYEYPSQSGDAVDMIWQMVHRKVSYVHEKGGRKNRYDMSQKFLDAI; this is encoded by the exons ATGGACAAGATTCTGCAACAAAAATTGGTGAAGTTTTTAAAAGGTAGAGATGAATGGAGAAGATCAGGAGGGAAGAACCATATAATCATGGCTCACCATCCTAATAGCATGCTTTTTGCAAGAAGACATTTGGGTTCTTCTATGTTTGTGCTCGCAGATTTCGGAAGGTACAGTTCACAGATTGCAAATATCGATAAAGACATTATTGCACCTTACAAACACGTCGTCAGGCGTCTTGATGCTCGTGATTCTCCTTCTTTTCAAGAACGACCCGTGTTGGTGTATTTCCAAGGAGCGATTTACAGGAAAGAT GGTGGAGTGATTCGTCAAAAACTGTATCATCTACTTAAAGATGAAAAAGACGTTCACTTTACATTTGGAAGTGTGTCCTCTGGTGGGGTCCGCAAGGCGTCCAGAGGGATGTCTTCTTCTAAATTTTGCCTCAACATTGCAGGCGACACTCCTTCATCTAATCGATTGTTTGATGCGATTGCTAGTCATTGTGTTCCTGTGATAATTAGTGATGAGATCGAGCTTccgtttgaagatgttcttgattACTCAAAATTTGCGATATTTGTTCGTGCATCTGATGCTGTTAAAAAGGGGTATCTTATGAAGCTTCTTAGAAGGATTCGAAGAGATAAATGGATTCAAATGTGGGAAAGATTGAAGGAAATTGAGAAACATTTTGAGTATGAGTATCCGTCACAGAGTGGTGATGCTGTTGACATGATATGGCAGATGGTTCATAGGAAGGTATCTTATGTACATGAGAAAGGTGGTAGGAAAAACAGATATGACATGTCACAGAAGTTCTTAGATGCCATATGA
- the LOC111916747 gene encoding uncharacterized protein LOC111916747, producing the protein MEDHLVLCVDQLAANKSKYEDTLGLSPNASCSHASIPVTDMKGGEEYDTTGEDEPLIQSIECRICQEEDTIKNLEVPCACSGSLKFAHRKCVQRWCNEKGDTICEICHQAYEPGYTAPPRSEDTVLDISASWTIGGTPIDLNDPRLLAMAAAERSLLDAEYEYEDTGANGASFCRSAALILMALLLLRHALTIGDADDDDDDASAFFALFMLRAAGFLLPCYIMAWAISILQRRRQAQVL; encoded by the exons ATGGAAGACCACCTGGTTTTGTGTGTTGATCAGCTGGCGGcaaataaatcaaaatatgagGACACTCTAGGATTATCTCCTAATGCTTCCTGCAGTCATGCATCTATTCCTGTTACTGACATGAAGGGGGGTGAAGAATATGATACAACCGGTGAAGATGAGCCACTTATTCAGTCAATTGAATGTCGTATCTGCCAGGAGGAGGATACCATAAAAAACCTAGAGGTTCCTTGTGCCTGTAGTGGCAGCCTTAAG TTTGCTCATAGGAAATGCGTTCAACGATGGTGCAATGAAAAAGGAGACACAATTTGTGAAATCTGTCACCAG GCTTATGAACCTGGTTATACTGCACCCCCTCGGTCAGAAGACACTGTCCTTGATATCAG TGCAAGTTGGACAATTGGTGGTACTCCAATAGACCTGAATGATCCTCGACTTTTGGCAATGGCAGCTGCTGAACGCAGTCTTTTGGATGCTGAATATGAATACGAGGACACTGGTGCCAATGGAGCTTCATTTTGTCGCTCAGCTGCTCTCATT TTGATGGCTCTTCTGCTGTTGAGGCATGCTCTCACAATCGGAGACGcggatgacgatgatgatgatgcttcTGCCTTTTTTGCT CTTTTTATGCTTCGAGCAGCGGGTTTTCTTCTTCCTTGCTACATCATGGCCTGGGCCATCAGTATCTTGCAACGACGTAGGCAAGCACAGGTATTATAA